CTTTTATTTGCAGTAGACTAACAGAATCAGATTGGgaatcaaaaacattttattggaAATAATATAAGGTGAGAGGAAAAACTATATTTCGTTGCTTTTGTAAACAAACGAAAAGAAAAACAGTTTCTTCGGGGAACATAATATTTTGTGACAGAATGCAAATGTTTTGTGAGCAAATGCAGTGCTTTTGCGAAACGCTGTAGTCTGCTTTGCGACAGaaagcaaatgttttgcaaAGTTTTTTGGAGAAAGGCAATACTTTGTAAAAGAACGAAAATGTTTTGTGAGTGAATGCAAAGTTTTAGGGGGAAATTTCAAGGGAATGCAAAAGCAtggaaatgtaatttttttccctcCCATCTCATGTTCCCATTATTCTTCCATAAATTCATATCCAAATATTTTGCATATTCATAATTTACTCTTCAGGAGCTGGAGGCTCTTAAGCAGCTGTCTGAAACGTCGTCGTCTCTTACACAAACAGTGCAACAGCTGCAGACAGACAGGCGGTACTGGTCTAAAGGAGAAAAGCACACACTGCGTGAGTATTTTCTTGGATATCTTGGATTTGAGCGATACTTTTTACACAAACATTCAAATAAgatgctttttatttttagccAAACAGTTGGAGGAGCTGAAGAAAAAATATGTGGCTTTTCTTTCCCTTCACCAATCATAACTTGGACACTCATTGTCTGAACAGAAATCTACAGCCTATTgcttaaatgttttttgttgttgaaagttTTAAATGGTTAAAATGGACATAGACTTCAATCAGTCCACTTATTTACATGACCAGGACTGTGCCCTGGTGTCTTTGTAAAACACAGCCCTTTGTGTTTTACCACCACTATGCCATGCACTATTGTACAGATTTATATTATACTAGAAATAAATGTCACATTAATAAACATCCAACTAATTCAATTGTTCTATCTAATATACTCCTAATAGCTATTATAAACATtcctttctttaaaaaacatgttGAATTGTGTTTTTGTACTGCTATTAGTGTTTTGACTCCCAAATAATGCAGATGCAGCAAACACAAGAtcatattttgtgtgtttgatcCTGCAATGTCATGAcatgcttttttaaaataaaggttaCATTACAAAAACACGTGCCTtctaatttatacatttttctacatttaaatgtgtaaaCTGAAGAAGTAATCCTTTTCAAGGTGGTCTGTTCACACATTGGTGAGAGTGACTGATGGGAGGGTCTTTCTCTCAATCTTTAAAAGCACATCTTTTGGAGAGAGACAGGAATTGTAGTGTAAAACACTTATCGCAGTGAGCAGAGTCATTTGTGAGCATCTTGACTGCTTCTTTTAAACATTTCTGCTGCTAAACAAAACCCGAAGCCAATGGAGGAACAAGCCCTCGGTCAACACGGAGTGGTGAGTAACAGATGTGTGTTTCCTGATCTGTTATAGTGCGGAGAACACCTAGCAGCTCTATATAGTGGCATTAATATACTTTTATATGAAATCAATAATTCAACATAATGCTGTGTCACATGCAAGCAGACTTGTCAGGATTTCATCCACCCAATGGCACCTAAGTGATGGCCATACTTTGTTGAAAAGGTCCTTTAGTTCTGTGTTCACGCAGTGCTGTGAGAACTTTCTTATTTGCTTAAGCTTTCAGTGTCTGTTCTGTGGAAACAACTAGCGCAAACATTTGAATGTGTTTAACTTTTGCCTTGCACTCAATAGCTAGTTATGGTAGTATTTTGTCTAATTTCATGTTCTTGAGTGCACAGGCCACTGAATGTTATAATCTAATGTTCACTCCATCAGGCTCGTGCCACAGGGAACAGACTGCGTCCCTTCAACATGAATCATTACGCTACTAAGAAGAGTGCAGCGCAGAGCATGTTGGATGTGGCTCTTCTGATGGCGAACTCCTCTCAGCTGAAGACCGTGCTGCATTCAGGACCTCAGCACCGCTTCTACTTCCCTCTTATTTCTCTGATCTCCCTGTCCATCTCACTGCAGGTCATTGTTGGCCTCCTGCTCATCTTCATTGGTTAGTTCACGGCACACTTATGTCTGTTTGAAAGCATTCTGATCTCCTTTCACTGATGTGCTTTCTCTTGTTCCTTCAGTGAAGTATGACCTCAATGATGTCAGGAAACAGCCGCGACTGAACACAATGAATAATATGGCCATTGTATTTGTGTTCTTTACTGTTCTTATCAACGTCATCATCACTGTGTTGGGATTTGAGTCTGGAGGGTGAGCAGAATCTTGCTAATTAAGAATGGATTAAATAGCTTTTTTTTCTTATCAGACTTTTAGACCTGTTAGCAGTAAATGCTGTAGGAAAGTAGAAAAATTGGAGTCAGAATAGTTTAAAATCGTGAGAATTTGCACAGGCTGACTTTCCATCTCTTCTTTGTGTTTTAGAAACAGCATCTGATATTGCTGTTCCTCCAAATAATACACAAGGATTGCATTTACACCTTTATCTCTCAGGATAACCTTCAGTTGCCTCCATTCActaattaaacacatttttcaaGATTTATTTATCTGGATACCTTCATTTAACAAAGCACTTTCTGAGCAACTGtgtaatttgatgttttgtaACAAATTGAATTTGCTATTATGTGTCTGTTCACTTCATTGACAGCAGGCAAGAAATAAAAATCAGAACAGTCAGCAATAACAATGAAATATTTCTGGACATTTTTTGTATGTCCCTTgtgtacttaaaaaaaaagttctgcaaaaaaaacaataaacaaagcATTTTTGTCAAAGTACAAATATCACTTTAGGTAAAATTTCAAACCAAGTGGCATTTTTAAAAGGCAGCACAGGCTTTTCaagaaaacattttacaaaaataagTTTGTATAGCTTTGAATGATAAACTATGTTtcaaatgtaacatttttggATGTGCAATTACTTTGCAAATTGAGAAAAGCTTTAGTATCAACATTGGCTTGCATTCAGTTATCTAATGACAATTCAATGCAATGACACAATATTCACTGATGAGCCAAAACATTGTGACCACAGGTGAAGCAAATTTGTTTTGATAATTTCCTAAAAAGGTCACATGTTTTTAGTGAAAAAGCAGTCCTTGCAATCAATGTGGCTGCAGCAGAAATAAAGATGAGATTTTGACATGGGCCAAATTGTTATGGCCAGAACACTGGGTCAGAGTATCACTAAAAAAGCAAGTCTTGTGGGCTGCTCCTGTCAGCAGTTCCCCAGCAAGAGCCAGGGAAGTTGATACTCTGAGCAACATTTTGCTGGAAAACCCTGGGTCTAGCCATTCTTGTAAATTTGATACATGCCCACATACCTAAACATTGTTGTAAACCTGGTACACTCCTTCATGACAAAATgtcataatgttttggctcATCTGCATATACTTTTGGGTACACTACATAACATTCAAACCAAAAGCATAAGCAAAAAACATACTGGTAGTGTTTACATGTCAGGGACAATACTGTGTAGCACAAGTATAGTACATAATGAATCtgttaataaaattatatttatacaatttatatgaattaaaaactttagAACAATTGTAATAAGGCACTCAAGGCTttactatattttaaatatagtcTTGACTG
This region of Pseudorasbora parva isolate DD20220531a chromosome 6, ASM2467924v1, whole genome shotgun sequence genomic DNA includes:
- the LOC137079324 gene encoding ninjurin-1-like isoform X2, with the protein product MEEQALGQHGVARATGNRLRPFNMNHYATKKSAAQSMLDVALLMANSSQLKTVLHSGPQHRFYFPLISLISLSISLQVIVGLLLIFIVKYDLNDVRKQPRLNTMNNMAIVFVFFTVLINVIITVLGFESGG
- the LOC137079324 gene encoding ninjurin-1-like isoform X1, which encodes MEEQALGQHGVARATGNRLRPFNMNHYATKKSAAQSMLDVALLMANSSQLKTVLHSGPQHRFYFPLISLISLSISLQVIVGLLLIFIVKYDLNDVRKQPRLNTMNNMAIVFVFFTVLINVIITVLGFESGGNSI